A stretch of the Gavia stellata isolate bGavSte3 chromosome 11, bGavSte3.hap2, whole genome shotgun sequence genome encodes the following:
- the RBP1 gene encoding retinol-binding protein 1 encodes MPADFNGYWKMVSNDNFEEYLKALDVNVAVRKIANLLKPDKEILQNGDHMIIKTLSTFRNYIMEFDVGKEFEEDLAGVDDRKCMTTVSWDGDKLLCVQNGEKEGRGWTQWIEGDEMHLEIRVCGVKCKQVFKKVQ; translated from the exons ATGCCTGCAGATTTCAATGGCTACTGGAAAATGGTCAGCAATGACAATTTTGAGGAGTATCTGAAAGCACTGG atgtaaatgttgctgtaagaaaaatagcaaactTGCTAAAACCTGACAAAGAAATCCTTCAGAATGGGGATCATATGATCATTAAAACGCTAAGCACTTTTAGAAACTACATCATGGAATTTGATGTAGGAAAGGAGTTTGAGGAGGATTTAGCTGGGGTCGATGATCGCAAATGCATG ACCACTGTATCTTGGGATGGAGATAAGCTTCTTTGTGTacagaatggagaaaaagaaggtcGTGGTTGGACCCAGTGGATTGAAGGAGATGAAATGCACCTG GAAATAAGAGTGTGTGGAGTCAAGTGTAAGCAGGTCTTTAAGAAGGTACAGTGA